From Acidovorax sp. 1608163:
CTATGGCGAAATCTACAAGAAGTGGTTTGCCAAGGAATACAAGGCCCGCTGATCGCTGCCTATGGGTTTGCCATGCACTGCGGCCGCGTTTGCGGCCGTTTTTGCTGGGGGCCTGAGGGAGCTCCTGGTGGGGCGCAACGCTATTTGCTACTGCTATTGATTGGGAGGGGTGATGGAACCTGAACTGTGGTTTGGCTGGTTCCGGCCGGACATTCTGGTGGAGTACCGTGAGCTGTTTTGGCGCGGCGCGCTGATGACGCTGGGCATGACGGTGGTGTGTGTGCTGCTGGGCGGTACCTGGGGCCTGTTGCTGGCGCTGGCCCGGCTGGCCCAGGCACGTCATGCGCCGTGGAACTGGGTGTGCCGCTTCTTGCTGCGCTGGCCCTCGACGGTGTATGTGAGCTTTTTCCGGGGCACGCCGCTGTTTGTGCAAATTTTGCTGATGCACTTTGCGGTGATGCCGCTGTTCATCCACCCCGTGTCAGGGCTGCTGATTGATGGCGAGCTGGCGCGCACGCTCAAGCAAGAGCATGGGGCGCTGATCTCGGGCATTGCAGCGCTCACGCTCAACTCGGCCGCCTACATCTCAGAGGTGTTCCGCGCGGGCATTCAGTCCATCTCCAAGGGGCAGTTTGATGCCGGGCGCTCGCTGGGCTTCACGCCCATGCAGGTGATGCGCTATGTGGTGCTGCCGCAAGCCTTTAGGCGCATGCTGCCGCCGCTGGGCAACAACATGATTGCGCTGCTCAAGGATACGTCGCTGGTGTCAGCCATCGGCCTGGCCGAAATGGCCTACGCCGCACGCACGGTGGCGGGGGCTTATGCGCGGTATTGGGAGCCGTACCTGGCCATTTCATTGGCCTACTGGCTCATGACGCTGGCGCTGACCACCGCCTTGCGGCGGCTGGAATACCACCTGGCGCGCAGCGATCGCAGCTAGTTTGACTTATTAACCCGCCGAATCGCTGAACCGCTGCAGTGGCGTGAGCGCAGGGAAGTTGCCCGCGCGCTTTTGCTTCATGGCGGTAACGGATTCGCGCACATGCTGGTTGCTCCAGATCGCGCCCTGCAGCCAGCCCATCTGGCGCAGGCTGTCTTCCACCGAATGGTCGCGGGCGTAGTGGATGGCCTGCTTGGTGCCCCAGATGGCCACGGGTGGCTTGCTGGCAATCTCTTGCGCGCACTGAAGGGCTGCGGCCACCATGGCCTCTTGCGTGTCAAACACTTCGTTGACCAGGCCATACCCCTGGGCCTTGGCCGCACCCAGGCGGCGGCCGGTGTAGGCCAGCTCTTTCGCCACGCCCAGCGGGATGAGTTTGGGCAGGCGTTGCAGCGTGCCCACGTCGGCCACCATGCCGATGTTGATCTCCTGGATGCAGAAGAACGCATCCTGCGTGGCGTAGCGGATGCAGGCGGCTGTCACCATGTCCACCGCGCCGCCGATGCAGCCGCCGTGGATTGCCGCAATGACGGGAATGCGCAGGTTCTCCAGCCGCGTGAAGGTGGCCTGCATGTCGGTCAGCAGGTCAAAAATGGCGGCGCGGCCCTCGGGGCTTTGGTCGTCCATGGTGATGGCGCCGCCAAAGGTTTCGAGCGCCATGCCCGCACTGAAGTGTTTGCCCGTGCTGCTGATGACCAGCGCCCGTGCCTCGCCCGCCTGGTGCAGGTGGGCCAGCACCGCGTCCAGCTCGCGCCAGAAGGTGGGGTGCATGGTGTTCAGGGCCTCTGGCTTGTTCAAAACCAAGTGAGCCACCTGCGCGGTGGTGCTGAGGGTAAAGCAGGTGAGGGCGGTGATGTCGGTGTTCATGGCCTGACACTCTAGGGCGCCCGCCCGTTGCTGTTCGTCGCCTGGGCGACTTTGGGTTAAATTGGCCTCTAGCGCTTGAAATGAAAGCGCTGGAAGCTATTGTTTTAATAGCGATTTGCGATTTGCGATTTGCGATTTGCGATTTGCGATTTGCGATTTGCGATTGGTGCTGGGCTGTCACGGGTGCCCGCTAGGGATGTCCTGCATAACCCTCGCGAGGCGGTGGTAGTGCGGGTCGGGATGGGCCACAAGGCATCTTTTTGCAGCCAATAGCGTGCTATTGGCAAGAAAAGCAACGCAGTGGATCGCCCGAAGCCGTGCTATCACAGTCCGCAGGGAGTTATGCAGGACATCCCTAGGGCTTACCCGGCGTGGACTCAATCGCCGCCCCCGCCGCAGCCACCTCCACAGCCACCCCCGTCGCCGCCGCCATCGCCTCCTCCACCCCCTGCGCCGTCCGAGCTGTCGGCCCCGCCAAAGTCGCCCGAGCTACCGCTGTAGCTGCCGTCCGAAAAATCGGTGCCGCAGTAGGGGGAGCCGCCGCAGCCGCTGTTCGAGCTGGCCGCTGTGGTGCTCGGCGCGCCCGTCAGGCGGCAGTCGGGTACATAGTGGAACCCGTTGGGGATGGCGAACTTGGCATCCAGGGCAAACAGCAGGGGCAGGCGGCTGGGGGCCTTGGGGTCGATGGATTCTTCCTTGCAGGCCCAGAACCAGGCGCGCCGCAGGCCGTCGTTGTGCATGCCCCTGCGGCCCAGGGCTTCGGCTGGGGTGTGGTGCAAAAAGCGGCCCAGCGCATGGGTACACCACAGCTTGTAGGCCTGCGTGTGCAAGATGAATTCATGCCACAGCACATCGACCGCCTGTGAGGGCATGGCCACAAACTGGCGGCTGCGCAGGCAGGCGAGA
This genomic window contains:
- a CDS encoding amino acid ABC transporter permease, yielding MEPELWFGWFRPDILVEYRELFWRGALMTLGMTVVCVLLGGTWGLLLALARLAQARHAPWNWVCRFLLRWPSTVYVSFFRGTPLFVQILLMHFAVMPLFIHPVSGLLIDGELARTLKQEHGALISGIAALTLNSAAYISEVFRAGIQSISKGQFDAGRSLGFTPMQVMRYVVLPQAFRRMLPPLGNNMIALLKDTSLVSAIGLAEMAYAARTVAGAYARYWEPYLAISLAYWLMTLALTTALRRLEYHLARSDRS
- a CDS encoding enoyl-CoA hydratase-related protein, translating into MNTDITALTCFTLSTTAQVAHLVLNKPEALNTMHPTFWRELDAVLAHLHQAGEARALVISSTGKHFSAGMALETFGGAITMDDQSPEGRAAIFDLLTDMQATFTRLENLRIPVIAAIHGGCIGGAVDMVTAACIRYATQDAFFCIQEINIGMVADVGTLQRLPKLIPLGVAKELAYTGRRLGAAKAQGYGLVNEVFDTQEAMVAAALQCAQEIASKPPVAIWGTKQAIHYARDHSVEDSLRQMGWLQGAIWSNQHVRESVTAMKQKRAGNFPALTPLQRFSDSAG